A single Lactuca sativa cultivar Salinas chromosome 8, Lsat_Salinas_v11, whole genome shotgun sequence DNA region contains:
- the LOC111895328 gene encoding uncharacterized protein LOC111895328 translates to MEPVESAANLRSQFHEVLRSRRSPLVPKLHILQTLPAKPVVEPLFQGIPVDFEVMTHYPKPRIPNFEALLNEENFYLITEGGEQGRVPVLVLSMKESTQSKRPAVVYLHPTNANKEYLRPLLEDYASRGYISIAIDSRYHGDRAKTCTAYQDALVSSWKRGDTMPFIYDTVWDLIKLADYLTERDDIDHSKIGITGNSLGGMHAWFAAFIDTRYSVAAPVIAVQGFRWAIDNDQWQARVDSIKPVFEEARIDLGKEAIDKEVVEKVWHRIAPGLASEFDSPYTVPVIAPRPLLIINGEDDPRCPIEGIDVPISKTQKAFEDAQLLNHFKVIIEPGIGHDVTPSMLKEVSDWLDKFLKP, encoded by the exons ATGGAGCCCGTCGAATCAGCAGCCAACCTCCGTTCACAATTCCATGAAGTTCTTCGTAGTCGGCGTTCTCCTTTAG ttcCGAAACTACATATACTTCAGACACTACCTGCAAAACCCGTGGTGGAGCCCTTATTTCAGGGAATACCTGTTGACTTTGAG GTAATGACACACTACCCGAAACCACGCATTCCTAACTTCGAGGCACTGCTCAATGAAGAAAACTTTTACTTAATCACTGAG GGAGGAGAGCAAGGGCGAGTGCCTGTGCTCGTTTTGAGCATGAAAGAAAGCACACAATCAAAAAGACCAGCTGTTGTTTATTTGCATCCAACAAATGCAAACAAAGAGTATCTACGCCCTTTACTTGAG GATTATGCTTCACGTGGATATATTTCAATTGCCATTGATTCTCGTTACCATGGAGATCGTGCCAAAACTTGTACCGCCTATCAAGAT GCACTTGTTTCATCATGGAAAAGAGGTGATACAATGCCATTTATATATGACACG gTGTGGGACCTTATAAAGTTGGCAGATTATCTAACTGAAAGAGATGATATAGACCATTCCAAGATAGGAATCACTGGGAATTCACTTGGAG GAATGCATGCATGGTTTGCTGCTTTTATTGATACACGTTATTCAGTTGCTGCCCCAGTAATTGCTGTTCAG GGCTTTCGGTGGGCCATAGATAATGATCAATGGCAAGCTCGAGTTGATAGTATTAAGCCTGTGTTTGAAG AAGCAAGGATTGATTTAGGGAAGGAAGCCATTGACAAAGAGGTTGTGGAAAAG GTTTGGCACAGAATAGCTCCTGGGTTAGCATCTGAGTTTGACTCACCTTATACGGTGCCAGTCATTGCACCACGCCCTTTGTTGATTATAAATG GTGAAGACGATCCCCGTTGCCCAATCGAAGGTATTGATGTTCCCATATCAAAAACACAAAAGGCTTTCGAAGATGCCCAACTTTTGAATCATTTCAAG GTGATAATCGAACCAGGAATTGGACATGACGTGACTCCATCAATGCTTAAAGAAGTGAGTGATTGGCTTGACAAGTTTCTCAAACCGTAG